A stretch of the Aphelocoma coerulescens isolate FSJ_1873_10779 chromosome 22, UR_Acoe_1.0, whole genome shotgun sequence genome encodes the following:
- the R3HCC1 gene encoding R3H and coiled-coil domain-containing protein 1 isoform X2 has protein sequence MDGVFLSPTEDEFVGRIAEELEHFMVQGQHHRVLLFPPLSSRLRYLIHRTVENMELLSSFSVGEGWRRRTVICHSAVRLPNETTSDQKPGTNPPRSQRPAQPWGRGGRGLRLRHPGDIHGDNSRASVGSGRITRPPRKKPDKALYVPKGIRKKANWRERESPGAEPGGDAAPGGENCPKNSSGDTQLEGGEDGGSPGKQQEPGEENVPGKGSAERPPCEENVPSLGNSSDAREQESRDKDCSHSLPSGDDTRPPEAGEQDSSCANTGIPEGSESQGQVQEENQPSRDAGGAECGKSSFPLENHGGSCTEPAVVESPVLEPRGAAAQSLESSRKKSPPAAQDQDSGNAEGGRSFSTLESREQESPSSGQVEQKPLQSFGEGPGEALAAPELLRGGDPSAPEGASRSREEEDKEHSDVAEALWRGLDLAAGDREGTRQSGLEDDCTAELLAEIVGNLTVKDVSIQRISVDYSSYGTAQVSEGDFGHVTEIYDFPSSLKTEDLLEIFSDFHESGFKIQWVDDTHALGIFSSLSTASQALGRRYPCLKIRPLIHATKQSKIKALQRPN, from the exons ATGGATGGCGTTTTCCTGTCGCCCACCGAGGATGAGTTCGTGGGCAGGATCGCGGAGGAGCTGGAGCACTTCATGGTGCAGGGGCAGCATCACCG GGTGCTCCTGTTCCCGCCCCTGTCCAGTCGCCTCAGGTACCTGATCCATCGGACCGTGGAAAACATGGAATTGTTGAGCAGCTTCTCggtgggagagggctggaggaggaggacggtCATTTGTCACTCGGCCGTCAG GCTTCCCAACGAGACCACGAGCGACCAAAAACCTGGGACCAACCCCCCTCGGTCCCAGCGCCCGGCGCAGCcctggggccgggggggccgggggctccGGCTGCGGCACCCCGGGGACATCCACGGGGACAACTCCCGGGCCTCCGTGGGCTCGGGCAGGATCACGAGGCCGCCCAGGAAGAAGCCGGACAAAGCCCTGTACGTGCCCAAGGGCATCCGGAAAAAGGCGAATTGGAGGGAGCGGGAGAGCCCCGgcgcggagccgggcggggaTGCGGCTCCAGGAGGggaaaactgccccaaaaattcCAGCGGGGACACCCAGCTGGAGGGGGGCGAGGATGGAGGCagccctgggaagcagcaggagcctggggaagagaatgTTCCAGGCAAAGGCAGCGCTGAGCGTCCTCCGTGTGAGGAAAACGTGCCATCCTTAGGGAACAGCAGCGATGCCCGTGAGCAGGAAAGTCGGGATAAAGActgttcccattccctgccTTCTGGAGACGACACACGGCCGCCTGAAGCAGGAGAGCAAGATTCGAGCTGTGCCAACACTGGCATTCCAGAAGGCAGCGAATCCCAGGGCCAAGTGCAAGAGGAAAACCAACCCAGCCGGGATGCCGGAGGGGCAGAGTGTGGGAAAAGCTCCTTCCCCTTGGAAAACCACGGTGGCAGCTGCACAGAGCCGGCTGTGGTGGAGTCACCGGTGCTGGAACCCCGAGGTGCTGCTGCCcagagcctggagagcagcaggaagaaatCCCCGCCTGCAGCCCAGGACCAGGACTCCGGGAATGCCGAGGGAGGCCGGAGTTTTTCCACGCTGGAAAGCCGAGAGCAGgagagccccagctctggccaggTGGAGCAAAAACCCCTCCAGAGCTTTGGGGAGGGCCCAGGTGaggctctggctgctcctgagCTGCTCCGTGGTGGTGATCCGTCGGCTCCGGAGGGTGCttcccgcagcagggaggaggaggacaaggaacACTCGGATGTGGCCGAGGCGCTGTGGAGGGGCCTGGATTTGGCTGCAggtgacagagaggggacaaggCAGAGCGGCCTCGAGGACgactgcacagcggagctcCTGGCAGAG ATCGTTGGGAATCTGACGGTGAAGGACGTCAGCATCCAGAGGATCAGCGTGGATTATTCCAGCTACGGCACCGCCCAGGTCAGCGAGGGCGACTTCGGCCACGTGACCGAGATCTACGACTTCCCCTCATCCCTGAAAACCGAGGATCTCCTGGAAATATTCTCAGATTTCCA
- the LOC138121714 gene encoding D(1) dopamine receptor-like yields MDGFYPSAGGAGQDVPNATSWAEQSHSSVSLRVVTAACLSLLILSTLLGNALVCAAVLRFRHLRSKVTNLFVVSLAVSDLLVAVLVMPWRAATDVLGFWPFGAFCDIWVAFDITCCTASILHLCLISLERCWAIASPFRCQRMVTQRVAFVAIGVAWLLSLLISFIPVQLRWHKDRELPSRAQPGLNGSAEEGSCDSSLSRTYAISSSLISFYIPVAVMLGTYGRLFRITRRQLRRICSLERAAGHGRSCPGSPRETSLRNSLKKETKVLQTLSIIVGVFVCCWLPFFVLNCLVPFCDAELRDRGALPCVSGTVLSAFTWLGWANSALNPIIYAFNAEFRRAFASLLGWGSAVETVTFSNELVSFHPDSTDRGAEETLGHPQLLPHAVLQVENHEVSLDRASPGSSPPHKSIPECGTPISLGRNPPLASSAFH; encoded by the coding sequence ATGGATGGGTTTTACCCCtcggcaggaggagctgggcaggacGTGCCCAATGCCAccagctgggcagagcagagccactCCTCGGTGTCCCTGCGCGTGGTGACAGctgcctgcctgtccctgctcatCCTCTCCACGCTGCTGGGGAACGCCCTGGTGTGCGCGGCCGTGCTCAGGTTCCGACACCTGCGCTCCAAGGTCACCAACCTCTTCGTGGTCTCCTTGGCCGTGTCCGACCTGCTGGTGGCCGTGCTGGTGATGCCCTGGAGAGCTGCCACCGACGTGCTGGGGTTCTGGCCCTTCGGGGCCTTCTGTGACATTTGGGTGGCTTTTGACATCACGTGCTGCACGGCCTCCATCCTCCACCTGTGCCTCATCAGCCTGGAGCGCTGCTGGGCCATCGCCAGCCCCTTCCGCTGCCAGAGGATGGTGACGCAGCGCGTGGCCTTCGTCGCCATCGGGGTGGCTTGGCTGCTGTccctcctcatctccttcatccccGTGCAGCTGCGGTGGCACAAGGACCGGGAGCTGCCCAGCCGAGCGCAGCCGGGATTGAACGGCTCCGCGGAGGAGGGGAGCTGCGATTCCAGCCTCAGCAGGACCTATGCCATCTCCTCGTCCCTCATCAGCTTCTACATCCCCGTCGCCGTCATGCTGGGCACCTACGGCCGCCTCTTCCGCATCACCCGGCGCCAGCTGCGCAGGATCTGCTCCCTGGAGAGGGCGGCCGGGCACGGCCGGAGCTGCCCGGGCAGCCCTCGGGAAACCTCCCTGAGGAACTCCCTCAAGAAGGAGACCAAGGTGCTGCAGACCCTCTCCATCATCGTGGGCGTCTTcgtgtgctgctggctgcccttCTTTGTGCTCAACTGCCTGGTGCCCTTCTGCGATGCCGAGCTCCGGGACCGGGGAGCGCTGCCGTGCGTCAGCGGGACCGTGCTCAGCGCCTtcacctggctgggctgggccaaCTCCGCCCTCAATCCCATCATCTACGCCTTCAACGCGGAATTCCGCAGGGCTTTTGcctccctgctgggctggggcagcgctgtgGAGACGGTGACCTTCAGCAACGAGCTGGTGTCCTTCCACCCCGACAGCACCGACCGCGGCGCGGAGGAGACCCTCGGCCACCCGCAGCTGCTGCCCCACGCTGTGCTGCAGGTGGAAAACCACGAGGTGTCCTTGGACAGGGCATCTCCGGGCTCCTCTCCCCCTCACAAGAGCATTCCTGAGTGTGGGACCCCGATCTCGCTGGGGAGGAATCCCCCGCTGGCCAGCAGCGCCTTCCATTGA
- the CHMP7 gene encoding charged multivesicular body protein 7 isoform X1, which yields MCSPGEAPPGPAPAGDLPPEWETDDERMAFLFSAFKQSREVNSTEWDSKMAFWVGLVLARGRRRGAVRTCLRELQNGFERRGSVPLGLGTVLRELLRRGKLQRESDFMASVDSSWISWGVGVFILKPLKWTLSSVLGDSKIPEEEEVLIYVELLQEKAEEVYRLYQNSALSSHPVVALSELRSLCAGLCPDERTFYLLLLQLQKEKRVTILEQNGEKIVKFARGLHAKVSPMNDVDIGVYQLMQSEQLLSQKVESLSQEAEKCKEDARSACRAGKKQLALRCLKSKRRTERRIEELHSKLDAVQGILDRIYASQTDQMVFNAYQAGVGALKLSMKDVTVERAENLVDQIQELCDTQDEVAQTLAGVGINGLAEMDTEELEKELDSLLQDSSKDSVDLPPVPQKVLSPPISDAELEAELEKLSVSAGDLAQNTPSAASEPKTALGLNL from the exons GGAGGCCCCCCCTGGGCCGGCCCCGGCCGGGGACCTGCCCCCGGAGTGGGAGACGGATGACGAGCGCATGGCCTTCCTGTTCTCGGCCTTCAAGCAGAGCCGCGAGGTGAACAGCACCGAGTGGGACAGCAAGATGGCCTTCTGGGTCGGGCTGGTGCTGGCCCGCGGCCGGCGGAGGGGCGCGGTGAGGACGTGCCTGAGGGAGCTGCAGAACGGCTTCGAGCGGCGAGGCAGCGTCCCCTTGGGGCTGGGCACCGTCCTTAGGGAGCTGCTCAG ACGTGGGAAGCTCCAGAGGGAGTCAGACTTCATGGCCAGTGTAGACAGCAGCTGGATCTCGTGGGGTGTGGGAGTTTTCATCCTGAAGCCCCTCAAGTGGACCCTCTCCAGCGTGCTGGGGGACAGCAAAAttcccgaggaagaggaggttcTGATTTACGTGGAGCTGCTTCAG GAGAAGGCAGAGGAAGTTTATCGCCTCTACCAGAACTCTGCCCTCTCTTCCCACCCCGTGGTCGCCCTCTCCGAGCTCCGTTCCCTCTGTGCCGGGCTCTGCCCGGATGAAAGGACCTTCTACttgttgctgctgcagctgcagaaggagaaGAGGGTCACCATCCTGGAACAGAATGGAGAGAAG ATAGTGAAGTTTGCCCGAGGCCTCCACGCCAAGGTGTCCCCGATGAACGACGTGGACATCGGAGTTTATCAGCTGATGCAGAGTGAGCAGCTGCTGTCACAGAAGGTGGAGTCCCTttcccaggaagcagagaa GTGTAAAGAGGATGCCAGGAGTGCTTGTAGAGCTGGGAAGAAGCAGCTG GCCCTGAGGTGCCTCAAGTCGAAGCGGAGGACGGAGCGGCGCATCGAGGAGCTGCATTCCAAGCTGGACGCAGTGCAGGGAATCCTGGATCGCATCTACGCCTCCCAGACTGACCAGATG gtGTTTAATGCCTACCAGGCTGGAGTGGGAGCTCTGAAGCTGTCCATGAAGGATGTGACTGTGGAGAGGGCAGAGAACCTGGTGGATCAGATCCAAGAG CTGTGTGATACTCAAGATGAAGTGGCCCAGACTCTGGCTGGAGTGGGGATCAATGGTCTGG CAGAGATGGACacggaggagctggagaaggagctggACAGTCTCCTGCAGGACTCGAGTAAGGATTCCGTGGATCTGCCTCCCGTTCCCCAGAAGGTGCTGAGTCCCCCCATCTCTGATGCTGAGCTGGAAGCTGAACTGGAGAAGCTctctgtgtctgctggag ATTTGGCACAAAATACTCCCTCTGCTGCTTCTGAACCCAAAACAGCTCTGGGACTGAATCTCTGA
- the CHMP7 gene encoding charged multivesicular body protein 7 isoform X2, which translates to MCSPGEAPPGPAPAGDLPPEWETDDERMAFLFSAFKQSREVNSTEWDSKMAFWVGLVLARGRRRGAVRTCLRELQNGFERRGSVPLGLGTVLRELLRRGKLQRESDFMASVDSSWISWGVGVFILKPLKWTLSSVLGDSKIPEEEEVLIYVELLQEKAEEVYRLYQNSALSSHPVVALSELRSLCAGLCPDERTFYLLLLQLQKEKRVTILEQNGEKIVKFARGLHAKVSPMNDVDIGVYQLMQSEQLLSQKVESLSQEAEKCKEDARSACRAGKKQLALRCLKSKRRTERRIEELHSKLDAVQGILDRIYASQTDQMVFNAYQAGVGALKLSMKDVTVERAENLVDQIQELCDTQDEVAQTLAGVGINGLEMDTEELEKELDSLLQDSSKDSVDLPPVPQKVLSPPISDAELEAELEKLSVSAGDLAQNTPSAASEPKTALGLNL; encoded by the exons GGAGGCCCCCCCTGGGCCGGCCCCGGCCGGGGACCTGCCCCCGGAGTGGGAGACGGATGACGAGCGCATGGCCTTCCTGTTCTCGGCCTTCAAGCAGAGCCGCGAGGTGAACAGCACCGAGTGGGACAGCAAGATGGCCTTCTGGGTCGGGCTGGTGCTGGCCCGCGGCCGGCGGAGGGGCGCGGTGAGGACGTGCCTGAGGGAGCTGCAGAACGGCTTCGAGCGGCGAGGCAGCGTCCCCTTGGGGCTGGGCACCGTCCTTAGGGAGCTGCTCAG ACGTGGGAAGCTCCAGAGGGAGTCAGACTTCATGGCCAGTGTAGACAGCAGCTGGATCTCGTGGGGTGTGGGAGTTTTCATCCTGAAGCCCCTCAAGTGGACCCTCTCCAGCGTGCTGGGGGACAGCAAAAttcccgaggaagaggaggttcTGATTTACGTGGAGCTGCTTCAG GAGAAGGCAGAGGAAGTTTATCGCCTCTACCAGAACTCTGCCCTCTCTTCCCACCCCGTGGTCGCCCTCTCCGAGCTCCGTTCCCTCTGTGCCGGGCTCTGCCCGGATGAAAGGACCTTCTACttgttgctgctgcagctgcagaaggagaaGAGGGTCACCATCCTGGAACAGAATGGAGAGAAG ATAGTGAAGTTTGCCCGAGGCCTCCACGCCAAGGTGTCCCCGATGAACGACGTGGACATCGGAGTTTATCAGCTGATGCAGAGTGAGCAGCTGCTGTCACAGAAGGTGGAGTCCCTttcccaggaagcagagaa GTGTAAAGAGGATGCCAGGAGTGCTTGTAGAGCTGGGAAGAAGCAGCTG GCCCTGAGGTGCCTCAAGTCGAAGCGGAGGACGGAGCGGCGCATCGAGGAGCTGCATTCCAAGCTGGACGCAGTGCAGGGAATCCTGGATCGCATCTACGCCTCCCAGACTGACCAGATG gtGTTTAATGCCTACCAGGCTGGAGTGGGAGCTCTGAAGCTGTCCATGAAGGATGTGACTGTGGAGAGGGCAGAGAACCTGGTGGATCAGATCCAAGAG CTGTGTGATACTCAAGATGAAGTGGCCCAGACTCTGGCTGGAGTGGGGATCAATGGTCTGG AGATGGACacggaggagctggagaaggagctggACAGTCTCCTGCAGGACTCGAGTAAGGATTCCGTGGATCTGCCTCCCGTTCCCCAGAAGGTGCTGAGTCCCCCCATCTCTGATGCTGAGCTGGAAGCTGAACTGGAGAAGCTctctgtgtctgctggag ATTTGGCACAAAATACTCCCTCTGCTGCTTCTGAACCCAAAACAGCTCTGGGACTGAATCTCTGA